TAGTATTTGCACCCTACTAAGTTCATTGACAGCTACAAGTAGTATGCTTTGTCAGAAATTGAGTGGATAGGACATCTGTTGTTAGTAACTAATCCTTTTCTGTCATATATTAACAACAAGTCaatgttgttttctttttcctagAGATGCAGTGGACAAGCTGCTACTGCTGCAAACATTTGTTTCTTTTCCACTGTCAACATTAAGAAAGGTTGTGATTATTTTTGTAAGCAACTTACTGATCATGGTTAAGCAAGTTAGTGATTCATTTTTTCATATGGATCGCTAAATGAGACCCCCTAGGAGTTAGGTCGAAAAGCAGTATTGCGTATTTTTAAAAGCATTTTTTAATTTCAGCAGATGTTGTTTTTTAATACTTAATTGAGTGACCAAATACATATAtgctttttttttggcaaggtCGCAACTATACGTAACAATACGTCCTTGTTAGAAGCAAGATAACAATATAGTTATTTTTCGTGTATTCTTTCTCCACAAGCAATACTGTATGTTTTTCATAAGCATTTTTTTGAATCATTGTACAGGAatatagattttatttttaatttttgagcaAGCCAATTTATTCTCTGCATAATGTAAACCTGCTGTTGACTGAGCAGGTTTAATGAATGTATGTTTTTTCAATCATCTGTGCAGGTATTGTACCTTGACTCATTGGCTGTTCCAAATGTTCAAATTCCTGGTGGTCTTCCAAGAGTTGCAGCTTGGAAGAAGCCACTGATTGACAAGGTTATCAAACTTGATACTAATATAGACGGCACCTTCGGGAAACTAAAAGTATGTTTGCCTTTTTTATGCAAATTAATTTTAACAATAGCTTGaggcttttttttatttcaatggggggggggggactgatTTTTTGTTCTTGTTCACTATTTATATTTCAGATTAAGTAAGGGGATCACTCTGTTGTTCATGAATCATTACTCGGACAGATGGAAGACATTGAGAGATTTGTTGCATCAAAGGTCAAACCAAGTCTCTCATCTCAGGTTTGTAAATTATTGTTTTTCAAGACTTTCCATTATGGCAGTTTCACATGGTAGCTACTAGTATTGTGGCAGTTTTCTGTTATCTTGTTTTCAGAAGCAATTCATGTACAAATGATAGGTGTGTTTTATTGAATGTGATCTGAATCTGAAATGAGATAAGCATATCTTATCTTACTTTTTATATTATTCAgtttttacttctttttttatttaagttGCGCAATCTGTTgaaacattttctttcttcctttttcagaAAAAGAGGATGCTATCTCATGCTGTCAGCAAAGTTTGTATAGGTATCATAGAGCTTGTGGGAAACTTCCCAGGAAAGGTCTCTGAAATAATTGAAGGAGacaatcccattgatcaaaGTGAAACAACACTTAGAAGATCTAAGCGGACAAAAATCAGTGAAGAAGATAAAGATAATGTTGACGAAACATCTTTGGATTCTGAttatgaagaggaagaagaatatAACGACGAAGATTATGAATCAAGCCAAGACAATGTgagtgatgaggaggagcaggattCAGGTGCAGATAAAGGCAAAGATGTAGAAGATGAAGAATTGGGTCAGGAGGGAAACCCAGCTAATGATGATAGAGAAAAAGAACCAGATgacagtgaaggtaatgaagaGATTGAAGTTCCACTTGTACGGAgatcaaggaggagcaaggtTATGGAATCAGGGCACATTGAGCCTCATAAGGAGCAGATTGAAGTTCCACCTGTCCTTGTTCAAATGGAGCCAAGCCTCAGAAGGATATGGAATCAGGGCACAGTGAGCATCAACGATAATGCTGAAGCCTGTCCTCAACCTATAGCTGTCATCCCTAATAAAAATGCAACCAGCGAAGATGTGAGAGTTGATTACAAAGGTAAAGGACTTGCAAAGAGCAGGTGGCCAAAGTTGAAGCTGCCCGAAACAACTGGAACTTCATCAAACATTGCTACAAGTAACTCATGGGATTTCTCGCCCCCCGATTGCAACATTATGAAGTTCATTGACAGTGGTTCGCAACAAGGTGAAGCTGCAGTTCATTTTATAGAGAAAGGTTGCATGGCAGACTGTACCGAGGAAGTTCCTGAAGCAAAAGGCCTTCCACTTGAACAAGGCTCCGCTACACATAGCTGGTTAGATGATTTATCTTCTGAGGAGCTAGATAAGCTTTTACAAGATGCTGAAAGGCAGAGAAAAGTTCGAATAGATGAGTCTTGTTCAAGGAACATGAACTTTCATGACAAATCGGTAGCAAGCATTGAAAAAAACATTGAATTGTCACTAATTGAAGACCTTCAAGGCAGAACCCCAGCACCAAGTGTTCATGAACCTCCTAGTGGAGCAAGCATTTCTGGTACAGTTACGTTTGAACTTCAGCCAAAGAGGATGTACAAGGTGCCAGCTGCATTGCGGTCTCCATATATTGATTACAGCAGCAAGAATACTTTCAAGTGCAGTAAGGAGATATGCATGGTATACAATGTTGTGTGCCGAGCCTGCGGAAGGTCTACAAGGTCCAGCCAAAGTTCCAGCCCAGAAAAGTATGTCATCTTCATTTTTCATCCACCATATTCAATATAGCTGTTATATTTCTACAATCATTTACACAGTTTTACTTTTTGCATAAATAGTTCGTGATActttttaagttttattgtttTGTGCAGCCTTATTATCATCAACTACTTCGCCTACTTCGTTAGTTTGGCTCATCTTTCAGAGTCTGTTAGACCAAAGGGGAAGCTACTGAACACTGTTGCCGAAATTGGAATCTATGCACTGAATAATTTCAATAGAAGGAACCACATAAAACGAATACTGCCATTAAGAGTTGCTGTaagttttttttggttttcttgaaAATATTGCAATTCCTGCTTTGCCTAAATATTTTGTGTTCATGACATGCAGCAATACTACTGTAGTAGTATTACAACTGCAGTAGTATTGCTAAAACCAGTACCTAAAAAGCTAATACAACTGCAGTAGTATTGCTAAACTATTGATAAACTGCAAAAATTCTACTATTTTGCTAATTGATAGATTGATTAGGAGATGCTGTAAACTGTAGTATTACTGCACTAGATCAGCAATACTACTGATTTGCTTTTATACAGAGTCCGATTTGCTTttcaattttataataattgctTATTCAATTGTACTGACTTGCTTCTCTCAGTATTCAAAATGACTTTGCCTGTCCAAAATAACTTTTGACATGCTATTCCCATGAATTTACTTATCATTGTACCAACTCATTCTACATTTATGctgattttttcttcaaaatttgtGTTCAATTTTGTATATTGGTTAGTTTATGTTAGATTGTTTGGAGACatggagagaaagaaaaacaagtcTGTTTAGTTTCTGTTGGAGAGGCTGTGGTTACTTTGTTTGACAGCCGCCCTACATGTTACAGATATGAAagaatttttatgtatttcTGAAAGCAATACATAGTCAACGTAAAAGCTTTTTCCCTGATTATCAAAaagcaacttcaaatgaatCACACAATTTTTCTGGATTTGCAATAAACTATTGATTTAGCGTCTCATATTCATAAAGCATTTTTAAAGCATCCATGACAGCAATACAAAGCTTTTTAGTAATAAACTACAGAAACGTTTTTTAACAATGCATATTTTCCATAAGTCAGAATCATGCATACTTTGCTTTTTAGTAGTAACCCCAACTTACAATTTCCCTAAAATATCATGACACGTATTCCTTCTCTCCTCgtgttcattttcatttttttcaatcaTTCTGAAAAAATGCAGCTTGCACTTactctttatttctttttgctaGACTTAGCTGCAAGACAGTCAAATAGACCATGCTGAAGTCAAAAGGGCATTCCAAAGACGTATACAACATTTGGATCATTTTCAAATGGTTTGTTCTATCTtgcctcaattttttcttttttattattaagtACAAGCAGTATGTACCAAGCTGTGTTGCTTATGTTTTTGAGAAAACAATATAGGTCTTGTTCCCTGTCCTTCAAACATGGACACCAAAAGGGCTGGATGAAAAAGTTGGCCACTACTTCCTTTTGGTTTTGAACTTGCGGGCAAAGCGTTTTGAGGTGCTTGACTCCATGAGGTCTCTAAATGATGAAAAGCTAGCAAGTTGCTATGCCAACCTTGTATCACGAATCAAGGAGTGTTGGAAAATATTCTACCCAGACACAAAGAAGGAAATAGACACCTATGAAGTAATAGACATTCAGGTCCCTTTGCAAACCAATGAGTAAGTTGATAATATCACTCATGTCTCCATCTTATTTTCATTTTACTCTTGTCTGTTCAAATTGCAAATTCATTTGCTTTTTTTCCCCAACCAAGATTGTGGATTCCATATGCTTATGCATTGTGAATATTGGGACGGTCGAGTCCTACCTACATTCAAGGAAGAATATATGCCAAATATTTGTAAGTTGCTGACATACAAATGGCTCAACCACcctgaaaataatgtgaattggAAGCGCAAGCTAAAAATAGAATAGGTACCTGCTACAATCTCCTAGTTTttatttcattcaattcgacgTGCAAGCATTTTCACGAGTTGCATAAGCATATATGCAATgaacaagaagcaaaaattcTGTAACTTGTACTCCCTATGTGCATTATTTGGTAACTTTTTAGGGTGGTATGACAATTCTCTTTTTGTCTATCCATCTGCAGTTTTTACTCACAAAATGTTTTTGAATACTTTCCCCTGTGACATGATTTTTGCCTATATGTTTTGATTGAATGTTGTTTGTAGCTTCATGCTCGTTCaagtaaaagtagttttcagATATGCTTACAAAATGTAGAAGCATATTTACAAAATGTAAAAGCAATATGTAATAGTATGTAgaagcatattttttttcaaaaaacagAGAAGCAACCTGATATTCAAATATGAAGTATACTACATCAATCACTTTGGTTCAATAAAAGCAACACATCGTTCATtacataattaaattaaattaatattcTGATGTATATATCTCTACAAGCTGCTATGTGAATAGCTGCATTTCTGCATTTGgaactcttttttctattttgttcgGACACTTGGGAGCTGTGTGCTTATCAGAGTGGCAAATGCTGCATTGGTTCCTCCTCTTTGGTTGTGCATTCATTCCATTAGATAGCCTTTTCGACTTTTTTCTCCCTTTGACAACTGATCTTGGAGGATTCTTTACTTTTCCTGAATTACTAGGAATGGTAGGATCCTGTAGATTTGTTCCAATAGTCCCAAGTCCAGTATGACTAGACATAGCAGTTGTGGATGCAGCAACTGAAGTTGCAGTAGTTAAAGGTGCAGAAGGTGCACTCATATGTGCATTTGTAGCATGAGGAGTGCTGGGATTATTGAGAGCACCAGCAGCAGTATTAGCTGATATCTCATTACACCgtgtccttttcttcttcttcttctttagatCTTCAAGTTCAGATCGCATCATTCCAATGTGCCTTGTAACAATTTCATAAGCATCTTCTGAGTTTGATCCCTCGCGAGCAAACTTTGTGAGCGTGGAGGCAAGATTGTTGAATCTTATTGTCTTTTGGTTCAGCAAAGGCATACCACTAGTTCCAACATCAGCTTGAAGATTTGCATTAGCATTTGTGCCAACAGTCATTTCCTGTTGCTTCCACCTTTCCATTATGTATCGGTCAGGCAGCTTCTTGACACCAAATCTGCTCATAACCTTGATGATGTGACAGCAAATTATGCCATCCCTATCAAACTTGCTGCACTCGCAATAgtagctttcttcttcttctactgCTATCACATTATATGACCTAGTGCCATAGCCATCAACAAACTTGTCATTTGGCACAAGCCGGAACTGGTAGTCACCTATAtgctgcacaaaatactcttcGATCTTTTCAAATTCTTTTGAGAATCTGTAGAATATGTTCTTCGTATACACAGTTGAGGCATGCTTCTCAATAGGGTTCTTCGACCACGTGTTTCGAGTCTTATCATCGGTTCTGAAGTCCTGCCCATCTTGAGCAACAAGACACTTATCTTGAATCTTCTGGTATTGCTTGACAAAGTCCAGTATTGATAAGTTTGGGCTGACATACAACTTCAACACTGCGTTAAAACCTTCACTTCTTTGCGTCGATTGGAGGAACGGGAAGAAGCAATGCATATAGTACGCTGGCACAAAACTCTGTCGGATGCTATACAAATGCCCAAAATGCTTGTTGTCCTGCAAGCCATGCTTTTGAATCATAGCTTGCCACTTTGCCTCAAACTCTTCTGGCATGACACTGTAGTTTATACAGTCCTTGAATTCGTCCTCCAACTCTTTATCTTCCTTAAGTAAAGGACCTACAGTACCCGCTGCTTTATTCATTATGTGCCATCGACAGTTCCTATGATTTGCAAGTGGGAACACATGTTCAATTGCACTTCTCATAGCACCATCTTGATCAGTAATAATATTCAACGGAACTTTCTCTTTCATCGCTTCCAAGAATGTTTGAAAAAGCCAGACAAAACTTGGTGTCTTTTCATCTCTTAGGAACGCACAACCTAGCTGGAATGATTGACCATGTCTGTTTATCCCAATGAAGGGTGCAAAGGGCATATCATACATGTTTGTCATATAAGTTGTATCAAAAGACACACAGTCATGATATGTTTCATACGCCCTCCTTGCTGCACCATCTATCCAGAATAGGTTCCGAAGCCTGTAATCATCATCCAACTTAAACTTGTAAAAAATTTTTGGGTCATGttgcttcaattcttcaaaatactccagcgtttcttgcatatctttataCTTTTCAGTTGTACGAAGTGTTGAGCGGAAGTTGTGCACATCTTTATCTTCATATGGTACTAGTTGCCTAGATCCATAGAATTCAGACATTAGCTGCATAACACGCCTAGTTTTTAAGTTGCAGCCATGCAACAAAGAGATAAAGGCTTTATCTTCTTTAGGAATTTTTTTATGTGACCTAAGGAATTTTGTCAGTGAAGGCTTGGTAATGAGTGCATGATTGTGCTCAGATATGAAATAAATCACATGCCACCTAGCACCAATGAGTTTTACAACCATTCTTGCTTTGCATTGTGTACACTTCATTTTTTCCCTCTTCCTTTTGATGCCAGCACTATTTTTGTTATGCTTcctgtcttcttctccttctactGGCATCTCAGCACCCCCCTCTTGATCAGAATTAGAATCATCATCAGAATCATATATAAGCTCATCAATTTGTTCTTCAGATTTACTTTTCTTCCCTTTACCTTCTTTGTTGCAAACAAATTGCACCTTTTCTACCTCTTTTGTAAATGCTGATCTGCGTGATGTGTTGGTCCTGATTGAGAAGCCAATTCTTTTAGCATATGAATTGTAGTACTCTTTTGCTTCTAATAGAGTGCTGAATGTCATTCCATCGTGTGGCCCTTGAGGTGTAGACCACACTTCTGCCTCAACAGCTTCTGAAAAAAGACCTTCCGTACCAGATTGACCACCAGCCAATTCTGTGTTATGAACAACTTGCTGAATTTCTTCTAAGTGTGTCTCTTCTAATGACAACCTAACCTCTGAAACGCTAGGAGCATCTTGCTGGTCAACAGGATCCACCTGAGTGCAAAGTTTAATAGTATGTAGAAGCATATTTTCAAAAGGTACAAGCAAAATATAATAGTATATATGGAATGAGTTGCATAAGTATATATGTAATGAACAAGAAGCACAATTTTGCGTTGTATAACCATATTTTCTCCTTTGCAGAAGCATATTTTCAAAAGGTACAAGCAAAATGTAATAGTATGCAGAAGCACATATTACATAAGCATATATGGAATGAGTTGCATAAGAATACATGCAATGAGTTGAATAAGTGCATAGGATAAGTCTATCTTCAAGCAGCATTCTAACCTCTGAAACGCTCGGAGCACATTGCTGCTCCACAGGATCCACCTGAGTGCAAAAGGTTGGATTGTTTGTAGACGTATCTATGTTAGCTCCAAAAATGAAATCAAAGTCAACATCAGGGGGTAGTTCATTCAAATCCATCCTGTatcacttcttttttttctgatttctgCATGGACATGAAACAAAAAACCAGAATTGAATGACATTTGTGCATTTGTGTGGGAGCGAGATGCTACAGAAATATTGAATTCTgcattgttttttgttttttcagggAGCTCTTTTGTGTCTCATGCAAATCAACAGCCAATAGTAAGGTAATTCTAGTGTCCAAATTAAATCTAATGTGTTTTCTTACTCCTAGATATTGCTACGCGATCTATGAATGCACACCTGTGGTATCTCTGAGGCAAATCTACTTTGTTCATCTTATTATATATCTGACGAAGCACCAGAGATTTAGCCTGTTTCATTAACTGTTCAGCTTATTAAATGTGGAGTAGGTTCTTTCTTTTATCTGCTCATCTATCCCCTACTGGTACTGCCCTAGACAAACTAAAATGGACCACCAACATACTCCAACTTTTTGGAACTTGTCTGCTGCTTCTTGCACTTACTGTCAAGGCAAATCTGGTGATCAAGTTAGGCTACTTAAGTGGGTTTGGACTGATAAGCATGTTTGGCAATTAAGTAGGTACATTGCAAAGTTACTTGCTCACACACacttatttttctctatttgcAATGCAGGTACTCAAAATAGCCACTGCAATGCTTGTTGTATATGCATTATGCAAGAAAAAGAATATACTCATTTGGGATCAAGCAAAATCGTGCAAAACTATATTACGTGATCTGTGCATTTGCTTTCTCATGTAGTTCAAAGTACAGTGCTATGCGCAGCTGAGGTTAGGTATGCAAATATGTGTAGATATATGGTGAGAAATATGTAGTTCAAAGTACAGTGCTATGTGCTGTGAAAACTTGCATGTTAATCTGTCATGCATATGATTTAGGACAATTTGACTTGATGTTCAGATTTGAAAAACAGATCTACAGTATTAATGTGCTGTGTTGTTAGGGAAACAGATTTTTAATGTTGATCTATAGGCAATTTTTCTGTCTCTTCTGAGTTATGCATTTATTAGCTAGTTATGTTTAGATCTGCATTTAATCAACATTAAGGGCTCttttttctgcaaaaaaaaaagcaatcaGATGGCCAATCAGATGGGCAAATGCATACCTATTTGCTTTTCTTCCTGTGCGGCAATGGCGATCTGGAAGCTACAGATCTCCTCCGCCACTTGCTCCAGGGAGGAGGCGTGTGGGGATTGGGAAGGCTGAAGGCGTGCTGGGGTGGGAGACCACGGTGGGCCCGGGGAACTGAGACGAAGCGCGCCGGTGGAGCTCGTGCCCGATTCATGCTGGTTCGGGCTTTGAGAACGTGGCCTGATTAGGAAGCA
The nucleotide sequence above comes from Phragmites australis chromosome 4, lpPhrAust1.1, whole genome shotgun sequence. Encoded proteins:
- the LOC133914718 gene encoding uncharacterized protein LOC133914718, with translation MARINGKKKDVPSSSRSNHVGKRNYGGARNRASPARLVKLYKTMSPEQQNMIEGIGFGGLLNIGTNVLPVDLTKWVISTFQSETSELVIPGRGRVSVAAETVHKIFGLPRGGNKVIYDFDVEAINFIHEEYQIDDGVAPQIKTIVKRLKDNKNADEDYLRSWLMLAVSTFLCPTTCLFISPKCYPALRDLSKVKELNWCQFVVDSLKTSVHEMQTRNSVKGCLLFLVVLYLDSLAVPNVQIPGGLPRVAAWKKPLIDKVIKLDTNIDGTFGKLKMEDIERFVASKVKPSLSSQKKRMLSHAVSKVCIGIIELVGNFPGKVSEIIEGDNPIDQSETTLRRSKRTKISEEDKDNVDETSLDSDYEEEEEYNDEDYESSQDNVSDEEEQDSGADKGKDVEDEELGQEGNPANDDREKEPDDSEGNEEIEVPLVRRSRRSKVMESGHIEPHKEQIEVPPVLVQMEPSLRRIWNQGTVSINDNAEACPQPIAVIPNKNATSEDVRVDYKGKGLAKSRWPKLKLPETTGTSSNIATSNSWDFSPPDCNIMKFIDSGSQQGEAAVHFIEKGCMADCTEEVPEAKGLPLEQGSATHSWLDDLSSEELDKLLQDAERQRKVRIDESCSRNMNFHDKSVASIEKNIELSLIEDLQGRTPAPSVHEPPSGASISGTVTFELQPKRMYKVPAALRSPYIDYSSKNTFKCSKEICMVYNVVCRACGRSTRSSQSSSPENLIIINYFAYFVSLAHLSESVRPKGKLLNTVAEIGIYALNNFNRRNHIKRILPLRVAQYYCSSITTAVVLLKPVPKKLIQLQ
- the LOC133914719 gene encoding protein FAR1-RELATED SEQUENCE 5-like — its product is MDLNELPPDVDFDFIFGANIDTSTNNPTFCTQVDPVEQQCAPSVSEVDPVDQQDAPSVSEVRLSLEETHLEEIQQVVHNTELAGGQSGTEGLFSEAVEAEVWSTPQGPHDGMTFSTLLEAKEYYNSYAKRIGFSIRTNTSRRSAFTKEVEKVQFVCNKEGKGKKSKSEEQIDELIYDSDDDSNSDQEGGAEMPVEGEEDRKHNKNSAGIKRKREKMKCTQCKARMVVKLIGARWHVIYFISEHNHALITKPSLTKFLRSHKKIPKEDKAFISLLHGCNLKTRRVMQLMSEFYGSRQLVPYEDKDVHNFRSTLRTTEKYKDMQETLEYFEELKQHDPKIFYKFKLDDDYRLRNLFWIDGAARRAYETYHDCVSFDTTYMTNMYDMPFAPFIGINRHGQSFQLGCAFLRDEKTPSFVWLFQTFLEAMKEKVPLNIITDQDGAMRSAIEHVFPLANHRNCRWHIMNKAAGTVGPLLKEDKELEDEFKDCINYSVMPEEFEAKWQAMIQKHGLQDNKHFGHLYSIRQSFVPAYYMHCFFPFLQSTQRSEGFNAVLKLYVSPNLSILDFVKQYQKIQDKCLVAQDGQDFRTDDKTRNTWSKNPIEKHASTVYTKNIFYRFSKEFEKIEEYFVQHIGDYQFRLVPNDKFVDGYGTRSYNVIAVEEEESYYCECSKFDRDGIICCHIIKVMSRFGVKKLPDRYIMERWKQQEMTVGTNANANLQADVGTSGMPLLNQKTIRFNNLASTLTKFAREGSNSEDAYEIVTRHIGMMRSELEDLKKKKKKRTRCNEISANTAAGALNNPSTPHATNAHMSAPSAPLTTATSVAASTTAMSSHTGLGTIGTNLQDPTIPSNSGKVKNPPRSVVKGRKKSKRLSNGMNAQPKRRNQCSICHSDKHTAPKCPNKIEKRVPNAEMQLFT